In one window of Paraflavitalea soli DNA:
- a CDS encoding SusC/RagA family TonB-linked outer membrane protein produces the protein MKQLHQCTKLVGCLLWLLLAHQSFAQEKQPAVKGLIKDENGLPMASVSVMVQNKSNQFSTATQTNASGVFVFNALEPGGPYTFTFSFIGYDKKVLEGYHYKQGEMITLSVKLEPTPSSMNDVVVVGYGTTKKVNLTGAVDQVSGEVFENRSVPNVAQGLKGAVPNLNIVLGDGKPIQSPAFNIRGNTSIGQQGNALVLIDGVEGDPAMLNPNDIANISILKDAASAAIYGARGVFGVVLITTKNPSKDKTSINYSMNYSIKAPTTVPDFVTDGYVFAKMFNEAWTAWNDYSQTPQNVNKTVKFSPAYLAELERRSKDPSLPKVETNAAGEYVYYDNTDWYHELYKKNTSSIDHNIAFSGSSGKTSFYVTGRYYGQEGLFRYNSDDYKMYNFRAKGSIQLYPWLTIDNNTDYSNMTYHNPLNVGEGGGIWRNIADEGHNMAPMFNPDGTLSYSAAYTVGDFWYGKNGIDMDRRVIRNTTGFTAQILKNTIRLKGDFTVRNTDNNEKRIRVPVPYSVKPGVIQYVGTNTNDLQELYRETQYLAANLYGEYEHRLKGNHYLKAMAGYNYEQSTYKQAQTLRNGLIYEDAQDLNLALGQAITTNGGYERWNIVGGFFRVNYVFKDRYLLEVDGRYDGSSKFPSNERYAFFPSVSAGWRVSNESFWNVPRTIISDLKVRGSYGSLGNGNIASYSFQEQFGISQSGRVLNGVRPQRTSQPGVIPDGLTWETATTQNIGLDMGLLSNRLQINADAYIRNTTDMFTVGMSLPAVFGTAVPKGNYADMKTKGWELSVSWRDKFNVAAKPFNYSVRVVLSDYSAEVTKYNNPEKRLTDYYEGQKLGEIWGFVTDGYYTAANLSEADKQKLYKSSNTGQTLPGDIKFADIDKNKNGGPDGVINNGDNTVNNPGDRKVIGNATPRYSYAINLDLEWNNFFLTAFFQGVGKQDWYPGAEAGVFWGQYNRPYNRLPKSHLGNIWSEDNPNAYFPRYRGYIAQNGSATLTQAQTKYLQNVAYIRLKNIQLGYNLPQSLMGRFGITGARVYVSAENVWSWSPLYKITKDLDVESIQGSDRVLTDGSNGNGNNYPMLKSVTFGLSVTL, from the coding sequence ATGAAACAACTTCACCAATGTACGAAGCTGGTTGGTTGCCTGCTATGGCTACTGCTGGCCCACCAAAGCTTTGCGCAGGAAAAACAACCTGCGGTAAAAGGACTTATCAAGGATGAAAACGGATTGCCGATGGCTTCCGTATCAGTAATGGTGCAGAACAAGAGTAATCAGTTTTCCACGGCTACACAAACCAATGCGTCCGGCGTTTTTGTGTTCAATGCACTGGAACCAGGCGGCCCCTACACTTTTACTTTTTCCTTTATCGGCTATGATAAAAAGGTGCTGGAAGGTTATCACTACAAGCAAGGTGAAATGATCACCTTATCAGTAAAACTGGAACCCACTCCCAGCAGCATGAATGATGTGGTGGTGGTAGGATATGGTACTACCAAAAAAGTAAACCTCACCGGCGCCGTAGACCAGGTAAGCGGAGAGGTTTTTGAAAACCGTTCTGTGCCCAATGTGGCCCAGGGGCTAAAAGGCGCTGTCCCCAACCTCAATATCGTGTTGGGCGATGGTAAACCCATTCAATCACCTGCCTTTAATATCCGGGGCAATACTTCTATTGGTCAGCAGGGTAATGCCCTGGTATTGATCGATGGGGTAGAAGGCGATCCCGCGATGCTGAACCCCAATGACATTGCCAATATCTCCATATTGAAAGACGCAGCTTCTGCGGCTATTTATGGAGCACGTGGCGTATTTGGCGTGGTGCTGATCACTACCAAGAACCCTTCGAAGGATAAAACGAGTATCAACTACTCAATGAATTATTCCATCAAGGCTCCCACTACCGTTCCTGATTTTGTAACAGATGGTTATGTCTTTGCCAAAATGTTCAACGAAGCATGGACTGCCTGGAATGATTATTCCCAAACGCCGCAGAATGTTAACAAGACCGTGAAGTTTTCACCGGCCTACCTGGCCGAGCTGGAAAGAAGGTCAAAAGATCCCAGCCTTCCCAAGGTAGAAACAAACGCAGCGGGTGAATATGTTTATTATGACAATACAGATTGGTACCATGAGCTGTATAAGAAAAACACCAGTTCCATTGACCACAATATTGCTTTTTCCGGCAGCAGCGGCAAAACCAGCTTTTATGTAACTGGTCGCTATTATGGCCAGGAAGGGCTCTTCCGCTATAATTCGGATGACTACAAGATGTACAATTTCCGGGCAAAGGGCTCTATTCAATTATACCCCTGGCTCACTATTGACAACAACACAGATTATTCCAATATGACCTACCATAACCCCCTGAATGTGGGTGAGGGTGGTGGTATCTGGAGGAATATTGCCGATGAAGGGCACAATATGGCCCCTATGTTCAATCCCGATGGCACCTTGAGTTATTCTGCCGCTTATACCGTAGGTGATTTCTGGTACGGAAAGAATGGTATTGACATGGACAGACGTGTGATCCGGAATACGACCGGCTTCACGGCCCAGATCTTAAAGAATACCATCCGGTTGAAAGGAGATTTCACCGTTCGCAATACAGACAACAATGAGAAGCGCATTAGGGTACCGGTACCTTATAGCGTGAAGCCCGGTGTAATTCAGTACGTGGGCACTAATACCAATGACCTGCAGGAGCTGTACCGCGAAACACAATACCTCGCTGCCAACCTGTATGGTGAATATGAACACCGTTTAAAAGGCAATCACTACCTGAAGGCAATGGCGGGTTATAACTATGAACAGTCTACCTACAAGCAGGCGCAAACCCTGCGCAATGGTTTGATCTACGAAGATGCGCAAGACCTTAACCTCGCACTGGGCCAGGCCATTACTACCAATGGCGGCTATGAGCGTTGGAATATTGTAGGCGGCTTCTTCCGCGTAAACTATGTTTTTAAAGACAGGTACCTGCTGGAAGTCGATGGCCGCTATGACGGCTCTTCCAAGTTCCCATCCAACGAGCGTTATGCATTCTTTCCTTCTGTATCAGCCGGATGGCGTGTATCCAACGAGTCTTTCTGGAATGTACCACGAACCATTATCTCCGATCTGAAAGTACGGGGCTCTTATGGTTCCCTTGGCAATGGTAATATCGCATCTTATTCTTTCCAGGAGCAGTTTGGCATTTCTCAATCGGGCCGGGTACTGAATGGCGTACGTCCGCAGCGCACCAGTCAGCCCGGTGTTATTCCTGATGGCCTTACCTGGGAAACAGCTACTACCCAGAATATCGGCCTGGACATGGGCTTGCTTTCCAACCGCTTGCAAATAAATGCAGACGCCTATATCCGCAATACGACCGACATGTTTACCGTAGGTATGTCATTGCCTGCTGTATTTGGTACTGCTGTGCCCAAGGGCAACTATGCTGATATGAAAACCAAAGGATGGGAATTATCCGTATCCTGGAGAGATAAATTTAATGTAGCAGCCAAACCATTCAACTATTCAGTACGCGTAGTGCTGAGCGATTATTCGGCTGAGGTTACGAAATACAACAACCCGGAAAAAAGACTGACAGACTATTACGAAGGTCAGAAACTGGGCGAGATCTGGGGTTTTGTTACCGACGGTTATTATACAGCCGCCAACCTCAGCGAAGCTGACAAGCAAAAATTATATAAGTCTTCCAACACCGGTCAAACCCTGCCAGGTGATATAAAATTTGCAGACATTGACAAGAACAAGAATGGCGGGCCAGATGGCGTGATCAATAACGGTGACAACACGGTAAACAATCCCGGCGACCGTAAGGTCATTGGCAATGCTACACCAAGGTATAGTTATGCCATCAACCTCGATCTGGAGTGGAACAACTTCTTCCTCACCGCTTTCTTCCAGGGTGTAGGCAAGCAGGATTGGTATCCCGGTGCTGAAGCAGGTGTCTTCTGGGGACAATACAACCGTCCTTACAACAGGCTGCCCAAATCGCACTTAGGCAATATCTGGTCTGAAGACAATCCAAATGCCTATTTCCCCCGTTACCGTGGTTATATCGCTCAAAACGGATCAGCTACGCTTACACAGGCGCAAACCAAGTACCTCCAAAATGTAGCTTATATCCGCCTCAAGAATATCCAACTGGGTTACAACCTGCCTCAAAGTCTCATGGGCCGCTTCGGTATCACTGGCGCCCGGGTATATGTTTCTGCAGAGAACGTCTGGTCATGGAGCCCCTTGTACAAGATCACCAAAGACCTCGACGTAGAAAGTATCCAGGGCTCTGACAGGGTATTAACGGATGGCAGCAATGGAAATGGTAATAACTACCCCATGCTGAAAAGTGTAACGTTTGGATTGTCGGTAACGCTGTAG
- a CDS encoding PAS domain-containing sensor histidine kinase encodes MRIDPNVPIAAAKTRHLKQAHITQQVHKKAANLDALVESLDGYVWSVDLEMSYIILNNALLKLIKEVVGVEAKPGDKMLDILGLLDPSKTEEWKNIYQQAFEGSGQRFVSQFLIHGRPRYFEVSINPMYKEGAINGISCFASDITAEINNNRRLQESHTRFRSLIENGTDIIVVIDHTGNIIYGSPSIEKHFGRKLTDLTGENAFDFIYPDDIPELAEKFLDVLNSPGISIPVKSRAYAMGNRLIWVEGIVTNMLKTEGVNGIVCNFRDVTERVKTAALVQESEDLRHQLMDEKINRQKEIMQAAIEAQEKERAHIGQELHDNVKQILSTAKVCLEYGRGNAAEQQHMMQRAEDMINSAIKEIRELSKSLIQVYQREIGLQLSIENLVESIRIGNRFQISVDFFLPDENRLDDKLKMTLFRIMQEQLNNILTHAAARHISIAVQQAGSVLSLTVADDGKGFDIQQKRMGIGITNIINRAEIFNGQVAFHSSPGKGCRMVVSFRI; translated from the coding sequence ATGCGAATAGATCCCAATGTTCCTATTGCCGCTGCTAAAACCAGGCACCTTAAGCAAGCGCATATCACCCAACAGGTCCACAAAAAAGCCGCTAACCTCGACGCGTTGGTGGAAAGCCTGGATGGATATGTGTGGAGTGTGGACCTCGAAATGAGCTATATCATATTAAATAATGCATTGCTCAAACTCATTAAAGAGGTTGTTGGCGTAGAAGCAAAACCCGGTGATAAAATGCTGGACATACTGGGCCTGCTGGATCCCTCAAAAACCGAAGAATGGAAGAATATTTACCAGCAGGCTTTTGAAGGGAGCGGACAACGGTTTGTATCTCAATTCCTGATCCATGGGCGACCCCGGTATTTTGAAGTTTCCATCAACCCCATGTATAAAGAAGGCGCCATCAATGGAATTTCCTGTTTTGCCAGTGATATTACTGCCGAGATCAATAACAACCGCAGACTACAGGAAAGTCATACAAGGTTTCGCTCACTGATAGAGAACGGAACCGATATCATTGTTGTAATAGATCATACAGGCAATATTATATATGGCAGTCCCTCGATAGAAAAACACTTTGGAAGAAAACTAACCGACCTTACAGGCGAAAATGCATTCGATTTTATTTATCCGGACGATATACCTGAACTGGCTGAAAAGTTCCTGGATGTACTGAATAGCCCTGGTATATCTATTCCTGTTAAATCGAGGGCTTATGCAATGGGCAACCGGTTGATCTGGGTGGAAGGCATAGTAACGAATATGCTAAAAACAGAAGGAGTAAATGGCATTGTATGTAATTTCCGGGATGTAACCGAGCGGGTGAAAACAGCAGCGCTGGTACAGGAATCGGAAGATCTCCGCCACCAATTAATGGATGAAAAGATCAACAGACAGAAAGAGATCATGCAGGCGGCTATTGAAGCACAGGAAAAGGAAAGAGCCCATATTGGCCAGGAGCTGCATGATAATGTAAAGCAGATATTGAGTACCGCCAAAGTTTGCCTCGAATACGGAAGGGGCAATGCAGCGGAACAGCAGCATATGATGCAGCGCGCCGAAGACATGATCAACAGCGCTATCAAAGAGATCAGGGAGTTATCAAAATCGCTGATCCAGGTATACCAGCGCGAAATAGGCCTGCAGCTTTCTATCGAAAACCTGGTGGAAAGCATCCGCATCGGCAACCGGTTTCAGATTTCCGTTGACTTCTTCCTGCCGGATGAAAACCGGCTGGACGATAAACTGAAAATGACCTTGTTCCGCATCATGCAGGAGCAGCTCAACAATATTCTCACCCACGCAGCAGCCCGGCACATCAGCATTGCAGTACAACAGGCAGGGTCCGTATTATCCCTTACAGTAGCCGATGATGGCAAAGGGTTTGATATACAACAAAAACGCATGGGTATCGGCATTACCAATATCATCAACCGGGCAGAGATCTTCAATGGCCAGGTGGCCTTTCATTCATCGCCCGGCAAAGGGTGCCGTATGGTAGTAAGTTTCCGTATTTAG
- a CDS encoding RagB/SusD family nutrient uptake outer membrane protein → MKQQFLWLLLAGGLMAGCNKLDQLPESTASKDAVFGSEKGLELYAYSFYDILPDANAIHRGDEMSDYGARTQAPDFLREGGFNSRQSSGWTWTQLRNINYFIENCTNPRIPEDVRKNYIGLARFFRAYFYFDKVKRFGDVPWINKTMPVGDSNLFNGRDSRLKVMDSVLADLNYACENIKATDDKTRSLVTKYVAYAFKSRVCLFEGTFRRYHKDGLAKGLEGTIDKWLTEAANAADKVMKDGGFSLNTANGTDKSYRQLFINKAPVTNEIIMAAVCDAALSVFNDANWYWTSATYGARLSFTRTFINTYLNIDGTPFTSKAGYETMPFVDEVKGRDLRLQQTIRMGDYKRINADKPEPAPPVFSYTYTGYQPIKWCVDDTYPDGGTRNENSISMIRFAEVLLNYAEAKAELGTLTADDWKKTVGALRKRAGITGNTDVLPTVADTYLQTKYFPGLNAVLLEVRRERGIELALEGLRFYDLVRWKRGDLLKQEWNGFYVPALDVPMDLNGDGKNDVFFYKVKPATQVAGVTYINVAEVVSGVPNPQRLSKDTYGELTWLNNIKRVWEDKHYLYPIPEADRQMNPKLGQNPGWD, encoded by the coding sequence ATGAAACAACAATTTTTATGGCTCTTATTAGCAGGCGGACTGATGGCCGGCTGCAACAAACTGGACCAGCTGCCGGAATCAACGGCTTCTAAAGATGCGGTCTTTGGCAGCGAAAAGGGATTGGAATTGTATGCTTACTCTTTTTATGATATACTGCCCGATGCCAACGCTATTCACCGCGGTGATGAAATGAGTGACTACGGCGCACGCACACAAGCGCCTGACTTTTTACGCGAAGGTGGTTTCAATTCCCGTCAAAGTTCCGGCTGGACCTGGACACAGCTGCGCAACATCAATTACTTCATTGAGAATTGCACCAATCCCAGGATACCGGAAGATGTACGCAAGAATTATATTGGCCTGGCACGCTTTTTCAGGGCTTACTTCTACTTCGATAAAGTAAAACGCTTTGGTGATGTGCCCTGGATCAACAAGACCATGCCGGTAGGCGATTCGAATCTCTTTAATGGAAGGGACAGCCGCCTCAAAGTGATGGACTCTGTATTGGCCGACCTGAATTATGCCTGTGAGAACATCAAAGCAACCGACGATAAAACGCGCAGCCTGGTCACTAAATATGTGGCGTATGCTTTCAAATCAAGGGTATGCTTGTTTGAAGGAACTTTCAGAAGATACCACAAAGATGGATTGGCCAAGGGACTGGAAGGTACTATTGACAAGTGGCTTACCGAAGCAGCCAATGCAGCCGACAAGGTAATGAAGGACGGTGGCTTTAGTTTGAATACCGCCAATGGCACGGATAAATCATACCGTCAGTTGTTCATCAACAAAGCACCGGTCACCAACGAGATCATCATGGCTGCGGTGTGTGATGCCGCTTTGAGTGTATTCAATGATGCCAACTGGTATTGGACAAGTGCTACCTATGGCGCACGCCTCAGCTTTACCCGCACCTTTATCAACACCTACCTGAATATAGACGGCACGCCCTTCACCAGTAAGGCGGGCTATGAGACCATGCCTTTTGTAGATGAAGTAAAAGGCCGTGACCTGCGCCTGCAGCAAACCATCCGCATGGGCGATTACAAACGTATCAATGCCGACAAACCTGAACCAGCCCCTCCCGTGTTCTCCTATACCTATACAGGCTACCAGCCTATAAAATGGTGCGTGGATGATACCTATCCTGATGGCGGCACCCGCAATGAAAATTCCATTTCCATGATCCGTTTTGCAGAAGTGTTGTTGAACTATGCGGAAGCAAAAGCAGAGTTGGGCACCCTTACTGCAGATGACTGGAAGAAGACCGTTGGAGCCTTGCGCAAACGGGCTGGCATTACCGGTAATACCGATGTGCTGCCCACGGTTGCTGATACCTACCTGCAAACAAAATACTTCCCCGGCCTCAATGCTGTATTACTGGAAGTACGTCGTGAGCGGGGTATCGAGCTGGCACTGGAAGGCCTGCGTTTCTACGACCTGGTACGTTGGAAACGTGGTGATCTGCTGAAGCAGGAATGGAATGGTTTTTATGTGCCAGCCCTCGATGTGCCGATGGACCTGAATGGCGACGGTAAAAATGATGTGTTCTTCTACAAAGTAAAACCAGCCACACAAGTAGCAGGCGTTACCTACATCAATGTAGCAGAAGTAGTGAGTGGTGTACCCAATCCCCAACGTTTGTCCAAAGACACGTATGGTGAACTGACCTGGCTGAACAATATCAAACGTGTTTGGGAAGACAAACATTACCTGTATCCCATTCCTGAAGCTGATCGTCAAATGAATCCTAAGCTGGGTCAAAATCCGGGTTGGGACTAG
- a CDS encoding FecR family protein: MEISKELIHRFFENNCTPEEASRVYAYLQAHKDELEEWLPDQEWEAFEATRQLSADRSNRWFGHIEKAITNRSITARPLFRLAAAALIATAFAGVYKFMQVPVKKATPIAIVPQVPAINKEKQFRNTSNKVISYTLDDGSVVALHANSSIVCYQPFDSAQRNINLQGEALFRVAKDKSRPFTVFTKGFSTTALGTTFRIAAYDSSQTSTVQLIEGKVVLKNLQQTAKPIFLKPGDEFAFNLADNQFKRKEPQAPTPSKLIEPIQADGSITESTTEISFSNTPLPEVLNKISELYKISINADSINLEGRKFTGSFLKKQTADDILGTIAGLNNITVTNEGTLYRLINQ; the protein is encoded by the coding sequence ATGGAGATCAGCAAAGAATTGATACATCGATTTTTTGAAAACAACTGCACACCCGAAGAAGCCTCCAGGGTGTACGCGTATCTCCAGGCGCATAAGGATGAATTAGAGGAGTGGCTGCCCGATCAGGAATGGGAAGCATTTGAAGCTACCCGGCAACTGTCTGCCGATCGCAGCAACCGATGGTTCGGGCACATTGAAAAAGCAATCACCAACAGATCCATTACTGCCAGGCCATTGTTTCGCCTCGCAGCTGCGGCACTGATAGCAACAGCTTTTGCAGGCGTTTACAAGTTTATGCAGGTTCCCGTTAAAAAAGCAACTCCCATAGCAATTGTGCCGCAAGTACCGGCAATCAATAAGGAAAAGCAATTTAGGAATACCAGTAATAAAGTTATATCCTATACATTGGACGATGGAAGCGTAGTAGCACTCCATGCCAATAGTTCGATCGTTTGCTACCAGCCATTTGATTCCGCTCAGCGAAACATCAACCTGCAGGGCGAAGCCTTGTTTCGCGTAGCAAAAGATAAGTCCCGGCCCTTCACCGTATTCACCAAAGGGTTTTCCACTACTGCCCTGGGTACCACATTCAGGATCGCAGCGTATGACAGCAGTCAAACATCGACGGTACAACTGATCGAAGGAAAAGTAGTACTGAAAAATTTACAACAAACCGCTAAACCTATATTCCTGAAACCAGGAGATGAATTTGCTTTCAACCTGGCCGACAATCAATTTAAGCGCAAAGAACCCCAGGCGCCGACACCCTCTAAACTTATTGAACCCATACAGGCAGATGGCAGTATTACCGAATCAACAACCGAGATCAGTTTCTCCAATACACCTTTACCGGAAGTATTAAATAAGATCAGTGAACTATATAAAATATCCATTAACGCTGATAGCATCAATCTCGAAGGAAGAAAGTTTACAGGTAGTTTTTTAAAAAAGCAAACGGCGGATGATATACTGGGCACTATTGCCGGGTTGAATAATATCACCGTGACCAATGAAGGAACCCTGTACCGGTTGATCAATCAATAA
- a CDS encoding acyl-CoA thioesterase encodes MELQSTYRVRFNDCDPLGHLNNARYIDYLLNAREDHLGEFYHLSLPQFHRQGLAWVVKTHDIQYIKPAYYNEKVTIVSRLVELTDTYIRVEMLMYDEKQQALKAVLWTNFTCIDPQTGKRKNHTPEFMDLARTMDLHTVDLAGGVAERVKQLQAQAKANAA; translated from the coding sequence ATGGAATTGCAAAGCACCTACAGGGTACGTTTTAATGATTGTGATCCCCTTGGTCACCTCAACAACGCCAGGTATATAGATTACCTGCTCAATGCCCGGGAAGATCACCTGGGTGAGTTTTACCACCTGAGTCTGCCCCAGTTTCACCGGCAAGGTCTTGCCTGGGTGGTCAAGACACATGACATTCAGTACATCAAGCCGGCTTATTACAATGAGAAAGTAACCATCGTTTCCCGACTGGTGGAGTTAACAGATACTTACATCCGGGTGGAAATGTTGATGTATGATGAAAAACAGCAGGCGCTAAAGGCAGTATTGTGGACAAACTTCACCTGCATTGACCCACAGACAGGAAAGCGCAAAAACCATACACCGGAATTTATGGACCTGGCCCGTACCATGGACCTCCATACAGTAGACCTTGCTGGCGGGGTAGCTGAAAGGGTAAAGCAATTGCAGGCCCAGGCAAAAGCCAATGCTGCCTGA
- a CDS encoding TetR/AcrR family transcriptional regulator, with protein MATKAEKTREYIIEKAAPLFNKKGYAGTSMNDIMEATGLAKGGLYGNFKNKDEIAAAAFEFSYQRLKADLGARVGPKKTAMEKLHAILQYYRNYTVNPPIEGGCPLMNTGLDADDTYPFLKRKAKEALLEMLHTLQRILKKGVDNGEINPGIEIKKEAEIIYAQIEGGIMMAQVADDVAMLNRMLDHLKDHMKERYSI; from the coding sequence TTGGCTACAAAAGCAGAAAAGACGAGGGAATACATCATTGAGAAAGCGGCTCCGCTTTTCAATAAGAAGGGTTATGCCGGCACTTCCATGAACGATATTATGGAAGCCACCGGACTGGCCAAGGGAGGCTTGTATGGTAATTTCAAGAACAAGGATGAAATTGCTGCCGCCGCTTTTGAGTTTTCTTACCAACGGCTCAAAGCAGACCTGGGCGCCAGGGTAGGGCCTAAGAAGACAGCGATGGAAAAGCTGCACGCCATTCTTCAATATTACAGGAACTATACGGTGAACCCGCCCATCGAAGGTGGCTGTCCCCTGATGAATACAGGATTGGATGCGGATGATACTTATCCCTTCCTGAAAAGGAAAGCCAAAGAAGCTTTGCTGGAAATGCTTCATACCCTGCAGCGGATATTAAAAAAAGGCGTGGACAATGGTGAGATCAATCCTGGCATTGAAATAAAAAAGGAAGCAGAGATCATTTATGCGCAAATAGAAGGAGGCATTATGATGGCCCAGGTGGCTGATGATGTGGCGATGCTTAACCGCATGCTGGATCATTTAAAAGACCATATGAAAGAACGGTACAGCATATAA
- a CDS encoding RNA polymerase sigma factor, with translation MDRALINSIRKGDELAFRQAYDLFHEKLYAYFLQKTKSDDISEELVQLTFIKFWRYRHKLNAALPLSWQLFRIAKTSMIDILRRHAANRTVSFQVIEQTDIPEEAPHYSADDNKLTAIMNSLAHLSPMRRRIIGFRLEGLSNKEIADSLSISKKTVENQINRAVREIRKMNEYISILALLMLWP, from the coding sequence ATGGACAGGGCACTGATAAATAGCATCCGGAAGGGCGATGAACTTGCCTTCCGGCAAGCTTATGATTTGTTTCATGAGAAACTATACGCGTACTTCCTGCAAAAAACAAAGTCGGACGATATAAGTGAAGAGTTGGTTCAGTTGACCTTTATAAAGTTTTGGCGTTACCGCCACAAGCTAAATGCAGCGCTTCCTCTTTCCTGGCAACTATTTCGCATCGCTAAAACCAGCATGATCGATATTCTTCGCCGCCATGCCGCTAACAGAACGGTTTCTTTCCAGGTAATCGAACAAACAGATATTCCCGAAGAAGCGCCTCATTATTCTGCAGACGACAACAAGCTTACGGCGATCATGAACAGTCTCGCACATTTGTCGCCCATGCGCCGGCGGATCATTGGCTTCCGCCTGGAGGGATTATCCAATAAGGAAATAGCAGACAGCCTTTCCATTTCCAAAAAAACAGTGGAGAACCAGATCAACCGGGCAGTACGGGAGATCAGGAAGATGAATGAATACATTTCTATATTAGCCCTGCTTATGTTATGGCCTTAA
- a CDS encoding endonuclease/exonuclease/phosphatase family protein: MKQIKAILIVLILFVTQVSAQDIRIASYNLRYDNKGDSGNLWTSRYPIISALVQFHDFDIFGTQEGLRHQIDTLSANLPGYAWYGLGRDDGQAKGEHSAIFYKKDKYKVLAKGDFWLSETPDKPGPGWDARLNRICSWLQLQDAKSKKKFYVFNVHYDHQGVRARQESSKLILEKIKTIAGDSPVLLTGDFNGDHNSQWYQTIAGSEVLADTYRAVKKPYANNGSFNSFRTPSSTAIIDHIFVTKQFSVKRWGILTDSYFGKYPSDHFPVVADVTLK; this comes from the coding sequence ATGAAACAGATCAAAGCTATTCTCATTGTACTTATTTTATTCGTTACCCAGGTCAGTGCCCAGGACATACGCATTGCCTCTTACAACCTCCGCTATGACAACAAGGGTGATAGCGGCAATCTCTGGACCAGCAGGTATCCCATCATCAGCGCCCTGGTACAATTCCATGACTTCGACATTTTTGGTACACAGGAAGGCTTAAGGCACCAGATAGATACCCTCAGCGCCAACCTGCCGGGTTATGCCTGGTATGGCCTAGGTCGCGATGACGGGCAGGCCAAAGGCGAGCATTCTGCCATCTTTTATAAAAAAGACAAATACAAGGTATTGGCAAAGGGTGACTTCTGGTTGTCTGAAACGCCTGACAAGCCCGGTCCCGGTTGGGATGCCCGGCTCAACCGCATCTGCTCCTGGTTACAATTGCAGGATGCAAAGAGCAAAAAGAAGTTCTATGTATTCAACGTGCACTATGATCACCAGGGTGTAAGGGCCCGGCAGGAAAGCAGCAAGCTGATCCTCGAAAAGATCAAAACGATCGCTGGCGACAGCCCTGTTCTGCTCACCGGCGACTTTAACGGAGATCACAATAGCCAGTGGTACCAGACCATTGCGGGCTCTGAAGTGCTGGCCGATACTTACCGGGCAGTTAAGAAGCCTTATGCCAATAATGGCTCCTTTAACAGCTTTAGAACGCCCAGCAGCACGGCTATCATCGATCACATTTTTGTGACCAAGCAGTTTTCCGTTAAAAGGTGGGGTATTCTGACGGACAGCTACTTTGGTAAGTACCCTTCTGACCACTTTCCGGTGGTGGCAGATGTAACATTGAAGTAA